One window from the genome of Moraxella nasibovis encodes:
- a CDS encoding PilN domain-containing protein has protein sequence MSAPIINLLPWRHLSQARQQARFHRALKMTLVLSVLLSVMIYAYHRHKLGHQQAINDEIRQRMTTLDADIVRITVLQKQQQALLDKAGSINDLTANRVAMVRVFQRLATLSDGLVYFNRINHAGEMLTIAGVSRDSAAISRFAGQLGDETLTDGMVQDVLVTSLQQSTEGAWMDFVLTARLDLGRSTLQTEEGPTDVVADESSVETSAPAPLPALEGER, from the coding sequence ATGAGTGCGCCCATCATCAACCTTCTGCCGTGGCGACACCTAAGTCAGGCTCGGCAACAAGCACGCTTTCACCGTGCGCTAAAAATGACACTGGTGCTGTCTGTGCTACTCTCAGTGATGATCTATGCGTATCATCGGCATAAGCTTGGGCATCAGCAGGCGATCAATGATGAAATCAGACAGCGGATGACGACACTTGATGCCGACATCGTGCGCATCACGGTGCTACAAAAGCAGCAGCAAGCTTTACTGGATAAGGCAGGTAGTATCAATGACTTGACGGCAAATCGTGTGGCGATGGTGCGTGTATTTCAGCGTTTAGCGACGCTTAGCGATGGCTTGGTGTATTTTAATCGCATCAATCATGCAGGCGAGATGCTCACCATCGCAGGGGTGTCTCGGGATTCTGCTGCCATCAGCCGCTTTGCAGGGCAGCTGGGCGATGAGACGCTGACTGACGGCATGGTGCAAGATGTGCTGGTGACAAGCTTGCAGCAATCGACAGAAGGCGCTTGGATGGACTTTGTGCTGACGGCACGGCTGGATTTGGGACGCTCGACCTTGCAAACAGAGGAGGGTCCGACTGATGTGGTGGCTGACGAGTCGTCAGTGGAGACATCAGCGCCTGCGCCACTGCCTGCTTTGGAGGGTGAGCGATGA
- a CDS encoding type 4a pilus biogenesis protein PilO: MRRNTGRLDTARVQQAWGRLSQLSADDIALAPWWLRGLVLLGLMMFVLAFAWMIFIRPVTLDRQMMSAQTHDLVAQYAQKYAKAGQLTAIESQTESLEMALSGITEQLPNAFDMNSLIEQIHALALRTGVQVADIKTGAQSESTLFFERGMTLVFVGDYHKLGRLLAELSALPVPLTFHDFEMTKVTGQQAESRIRLTLQAKTYRAKSKKEQEQGGVHDSR; encoded by the coding sequence ATGAGGCGTAATACTGGGCGCTTGGATACGGCGCGTGTGCAGCAGGCGTGGGGGCGTCTAAGTCAGCTGTCGGCAGATGACATTGCTCTTGCGCCTTGGTGGCTAAGAGGGCTTGTGCTTTTGGGCTTGATGATGTTTGTTTTGGCATTTGCATGGATGATATTCATCAGACCTGTCACGCTAGATCGCCAGATGATGAGCGCTCAGACACACGATCTTGTGGCGCAATATGCCCAAAAATACGCCAAAGCAGGGCAACTGACGGCGATCGAGTCGCAGACCGAAAGCTTGGAGATGGCGCTGTCTGGCATCACCGAGCAGCTGCCCAATGCCTTTGACATGAATTCTTTGATTGAGCAGATACATGCCTTAGCGCTACGCACGGGCGTGCAGGTGGCAGACATTAAGACTGGCGCTCAGAGTGAATCGACGCTATTTTTTGAGCGTGGAATGACGCTGGTGTTTGTGGGTGATTATCACAAGCTTGGGCGGCTTTTAGCTGAGCTGTCAGCGCTGCCTGTGCCGCTAACCTTTCATGATTTTGAGATGACAAAAGTCACAGGGCAACAAGCAGAGAGTCGCATTCGTCTGACGCTCCAAGCCAAAACCTATCGAGCCAAAAGTAAAAAGGAGCAAGAGCAAGGAGGTGTGCATGACAGTCGCTGA
- a CDS encoding pilus assembly protein PilP has translation MTVADTHRWLFALMMASMLTGCQKSVSQEVDEQLANIHAAAVPVPIAKHPDEAVMPVHYEAKNDPFVSPFHRQKDPAHDAAHDAKPDGAKRTDSRLDDQKEANLPSHMPAPVFFGKKTTINPHRHKEPLEQHPLASLRYQGRVERDGEIVALVMSPDGVAHPVQIGRYLGENHGKITHISRDEIRITEALLQADGQHYERKTQLVFSGK, from the coding sequence ATGACAGTCGCTGACACCCATCGCTGGCTCTTTGCCCTGATGATGGCAAGCATGCTGACAGGCTGTCAAAAATCTGTCAGTCAAGAAGTGGACGAACAGCTTGCCAACATTCACGCCGCTGCCGTACCTGTACCCATCGCCAAGCACCCAGATGAGGCGGTCATGCCAGTGCACTACGAAGCAAAAAACGACCCCTTTGTCTCGCCATTTCACCGCCAAAAAGACCCTGCTCATGATGCGGCGCATGATGCAAAGCCAGATGGTGCTAAGCGGACGGACTCTCGCCTCGATGATCAAAAAGAGGCAAACCTACCATCGCATATGCCTGCACCAGTATTTTTTGGCAAAAAAACCACCATCAATCCGCATCGTCATAAAGAGCCGCTAGAACAGCATCCTTTGGCATCGCTTCGCTATCAAGGGCGAGTGGAGCGAGATGGGGAGATTGTGGCGCTGGTGATGAGTCCTGATGGGGTGGCGCACCCTGTGCAAATTGGGCGTTACCTTGGTGAGAATCATGGTAAAATCACGCATATCAGTCGTGATGAGATACGCATCACAGAGGCGCTCTTGCAGGCAGATGGTCAGCATTATGAACGCAAAACACAGCTTGTGTTTTCGGGCAAATAA
- a CDS encoding type IV pilus secretin PilQ, translated as MKNINTWKVVLLFLALFMTRQGVAESDAKGYQGERISVAFQDMPVRTVLDVLAHAGGANIVATDGVTGNITLRLNHVPWDQALDIVVDTKRLIKHEHQGVITISAADELAQLSLRQDQARRQSEQYLPLQTKYLRINYAEAKDILTLITHKGDGERAASILSERGTASLDSRTNTLIIKDIQPVIDEIMALTTRLDVPVQQVMIEARIVSANDGFSRDLGVSFGVLSNSEHLQIGGSHTTLWDMRRSGNLANTITRPNNLSVNLGAANPAGRIAFGLINLPDVLLDLELSAMQADRRGEVISTPKVLTADKQTARISSGMQIAYQEETSSGATNVVFKEAALVLEATPTITPDGKITLKLSVKNGTPVTNLGVIAIQEDSLETNVIVDDGQTVVLGGIYRQTNNKGVTKVPFFGDLPVVGRLFRQENRTDNKEELLIFVTPKLVPMP; from the coding sequence ATGAAAAATATCAATACATGGAAAGTTGTGCTGTTGTTTTTGGCGTTATTTATGACAAGGCAGGGTGTTGCTGAGTCTGACGCCAAAGGCTATCAAGGCGAGCGCATTTCGGTGGCGTTTCAAGACATGCCTGTGCGCACGGTTTTAGATGTGTTGGCGCACGCAGGCGGTGCCAACATCGTGGCAACGGATGGCGTGACGGGCAATATCACGCTTAGGCTAAATCATGTTCCATGGGATCAGGCGCTGGACATTGTCGTGGACACCAAGCGCCTGATCAAGCATGAGCATCAAGGCGTCATCACCATCTCAGCTGCTGACGAACTGGCACAATTAAGCCTGCGCCAAGATCAGGCACGCCGTCAGTCTGAACAATATCTGCCTTTGCAGACCAAATACCTTCGCATCAATTATGCTGAGGCAAAAGACATCTTGACGCTCATCACGCACAAAGGCGATGGCGAGCGTGCCGCCAGCATTCTTTCTGAGCGTGGTACAGCCAGCCTTGATTCTCGCACCAACACGCTCATCATCAAGGACATTCAGCCAGTCATTGATGAGATCATGGCGCTCACCACTCGTCTGGATGTGCCTGTGCAGCAGGTGATGATCGAGGCTCGCATCGTCAGTGCCAATGATGGATTTAGCCGTGATCTTGGCGTAAGCTTCGGCGTGCTGTCAAACAGCGAACACTTGCAGATCGGTGGTTCGCACACGACGCTTTGGGACATGCGCCGCTCTGGCAATCTTGCCAATACCATCACACGCCCCAACAATTTATCAGTCAATCTGGGGGCGGCAAATCCAGCAGGGCGCATCGCCTTTGGTCTTATCAATCTGCCTGATGTGCTGCTTGATTTGGAGCTGTCTGCCATGCAAGCCGACCGCCGAGGCGAGGTGATTTCCACCCCAAAAGTGCTGACCGCCGACAAGCAAACCGCCCGCATCTCATCAGGCATGCAGATCGCCTATCAAGAAGAGACATCCAGCGGTGCGACTAATGTGGTGTTCAAGGAGGCGGCGCTCGTGCTTGAAGCGACACCAACCATCACCCCAGATGGCAAAATCACCCTAAAACTGTCGGTCAAAAATGGCACGCCAGTGACCAATCTGGGCGTGATTGCCATTCAAGAAGACTCGCTTGAAACTAATGTCATCGTCGATGATGGGCAGACGGTGGTGTTGGGTGGTATCTATCGACAGACCAACAATAAAGGCGTGACCAAAGTACCGTTTTTTGGGGATTTGCCAGTCGTTGGGCGCTTGTTTCGCCAAGAAAATCGCACCGATAATAAAGAAGAGCTGCTGATTTTTGTGACGCCAAAGCTTGTGCCGATGCCTTGA
- the aroK gene encoding shikimate kinase AroK, with protein MFEEEHSIVEDVVIEKTGEGLAKMLPSIFLVGPMGAGKTTIGKLLAKQLGREFIDCDHYIVAQTGADIPWIFDKEGEEGFRERETRALMELTEQPNIVMATGGGAVGRDENRALLKKGLVIYLEASVETQLHRTKKDKNRPLLQSDNPKEVLERLYHIRHPLYQEVASIVVPTGRAFPKQMISDIMQVLSRYAKSQELSGGL; from the coding sequence ATGTTTGAAGAAGAGCATTCAATCGTCGAGGATGTGGTGATTGAAAAAACAGGCGAAGGACTTGCCAAGATGCTGCCGTCCATTTTTTTGGTCGGTCCGATGGGTGCGGGTAAGACGACGATTGGTAAGCTGCTTGCCAAACAGCTTGGGCGGGAGTTTATTGATTGTGATCATTACATCGTAGCACAGACGGGTGCGGACATTCCTTGGATTTTTGATAAAGAAGGCGAGGAGGGTTTTCGTGAGCGTGAAACCCGTGCCTTGATGGAGCTGACTGAGCAGCCAAACATCGTCATGGCGACAGGTGGCGGTGCGGTGGGGCGTGATGAAAATCGAGCGCTGCTTAAAAAGGGTCTGGTGATCTATTTGGAGGCAAGTGTCGAGACGCAGCTACATCGCACCAAAAAAGACAAAAACCGCCCCTTACTACAAAGCGACAATCCCAAAGAAGTGTTGGAGAGACTGTATCACATCCGCCACCCTTTGTATCAGGAAGTGGCAAGCATCGTCGTCCCTACTGGGCGTGCTTTTCCCAAGCAGATGATCAGCGACATCATGCAGGTATTATCCAGATACGCCAAATCACAGGAGCTGTCAGGGGGTTTATGA
- the aroB gene encoding 3-dehydroquinate synthase, producing the protein MKNHELIVHTQSHDYPIYIVASEKNADGQLDLASPILPFIKGHQVLIVTNEVVAPFYLQALKDALIKADFAVEACVLPDGEHHKNQDSINRIYDALLEHHFARDCTLIALGGGVIGDMVGFAAASFMRGVNFIQVPTTLLAQVDSSVGGKTGINHPRGKNMIGAFWQPVAVLADMTTFDTLPAREFAAGLAEVVKYALILDEAFLGWLEANSDAIIARDGAVLTEMVRRSCQFKADVVASDERESGIRALLNFGHTFGHVIETHQGYGVWLHGEAVSAGMMQALVMSHKLGLVGRDEVMRVAKLLVKFGLPIKPPAIEVDVALDLMGHDKKVQSGKLRLILLDGIGKGFVTADFAHEALIETLLSIDEYLQV; encoded by the coding sequence ATGAAAAATCACGAATTGATTGTGCATACTCAAAGTCACGATTACCCAATTTACATTGTCGCCAGTGAAAAAAATGCAGACGGTCAGCTGGATTTGGCAAGCCCAATTTTGCCTTTTATTAAGGGTCATCAGGTGCTTATCGTGACCAATGAGGTGGTGGCGCCATTTTATTTACAAGCGCTAAAAGACGCTTTGATAAAGGCAGATTTTGCCGTAGAGGCGTGTGTGCTGCCTGATGGCGAGCATCACAAAAATCAAGACAGCATCAACCGCATTTATGATGCCTTGCTTGAACATCATTTTGCCAGAGATTGTACGCTGATTGCTTTGGGCGGCGGCGTGATTGGTGATATGGTGGGCTTTGCAGCGGCAAGTTTCATGCGTGGCGTGAACTTCATCCAAGTGCCGACGACATTGTTGGCGCAGGTGGATTCATCAGTGGGCGGTAAGACAGGCATCAATCACCCCCGTGGTAAGAACATGATCGGGGCGTTTTGGCAGCCTGTGGCGGTGCTGGCGGACATGACGACTTTTGATACGCTGCCTGCCAGAGAGTTTGCCGCAGGGCTGGCTGAGGTGGTGAAATATGCCTTGATTTTGGATGAGGCGTTTTTGGGCTGGCTTGAGGCAAATAGTGATGCCATCATCGCCAGAGATGGCGCTGTCTTGACCGAGATGGTGCGTCGCTCTTGTCAGTTTAAGGCGGATGTCGTGGCATCGGACGAGCGTGAGTCTGGCATCAGAGCACTGCTCAATTTTGGGCATACTTTCGGTCATGTCATCGAGACGCATCAGGGCTATGGTGTGTGGCTGCATGGCGAGGCAGTGTCGGCAGGCATGATGCAAGCCTTGGTGATGTCGCACAAGCTTGGACTGGTGGGGCGTGATGAGGTGATGCGTGTGGCAAAGCTTTTGGTGAAATTTGGACTACCCATCAAGCCGCCTGCCATCGAGGTGGATGTGGCGCTTGATTTGATGGGGCATGATAAGAAGGTGCAGTCGGGTAAACTTCGCTTGATTTTGCTTGATGGCATCGGCAAGGGCTTTGTGACGGCAGATTTTGCGCATGAGGCGCTGATTGAGACACTGCTGTCGATCGATGAGTATCTACAAGTTTAG
- a CDS encoding carbonic anhydrase yields the protein MKNLDAKTVLEMLKKGNERYVANLTSTEPLRIPPPTLVKEQRPNAIILGCSDARVPVELIFDQGLGELFVIRVAGNVVAPSQIGSIEFAAEKFGTELVVVLGHSHCGAVTACVEALTNPEQYYSPNLQSIVDRIRPSVYNLHEIATAGDGEIDMDEFIDRAVRANVRMSVSQLKHGSRILEDMVSAGRLTIIGAEYDVATGKVTFFE from the coding sequence ATGAAAAACCTAGATGCCAAGACTGTGCTGGAGATGCTCAAAAAGGGCAATGAGCGCTATGTGGCAAATCTTACCAGCACTGAGCCTTTGCGCATTCCGCCGCCGACTTTGGTCAAAGAACAGCGCCCCAACGCGATCATTTTGGGCTGCTCGGATGCTCGTGTGCCTGTGGAGCTGATTTTTGATCAGGGGCTTGGCGAGCTGTTTGTCATTCGTGTGGCGGGCAATGTCGTTGCACCCAGCCAGATCGGCTCGATCGAATTTGCCGCTGAGAAATTTGGCACCGAGCTTGTGGTAGTGCTTGGGCACAGTCATTGTGGGGCGGTGACGGCATGTGTTGAGGCATTGACCAATCCTGAGCAGTACTATTCGCCAAATCTACAGTCCATCGTCGATCGCATTCGCCCAAGCGTCTATAACTTGCACGAAATCGCCACGGCAGGCGATGGCGAAATTGACATGGATGAATTCATCGATCGTGCGGTGCGTGCCAATGTGCGTATGTCAGTCAGTCAGCTCAAACACGGCTCACGCATCTTAGAGGATATGGTGAGTGCAGGTCGCTTGACCATCATAGGCGCTGAGTATGATGTGGCGACGGGCAAGGTGACTTTTTTTGAGTAA
- the gloA gene encoding lactoylglutathione lyase, protein MTTISQPAQALHATGVKDIPSQSEGYVFNHTMLRIKDPVKSLAFYTGVLGMTLLRHSQFPDAEFDLYFLAKLTEDERNNLPKTEDLTAYVSRQRSILELTHNYGTENDADFSYHNGNSEPRGFGHICFSVPNLSEAVQWFDENGVEFQKRPEDGSMKDIAFIKDPDGYWIEIIELKY, encoded by the coding sequence ATGACCACAATTTCTCAACCAGCCCAAGCGCTGCATGCCACTGGCGTCAAAGACATTCCAAGCCAATCTGAGGGCTATGTTTTTAATCACACCATGCTGCGTATCAAAGATCCTGTCAAGTCGTTGGCATTTTATACAGGCGTGCTTGGCATGACTTTGCTGCGTCATAGCCAGTTTCCAGATGCTGAGTTTGACTTGTATTTTTTGGCGAAACTGACCGAAGATGAGCGCAACAACCTACCAAAAACCGAAGATTTGACCGCTTATGTGTCACGCCAACGCTCTATTTTGGAGCTGACGCACAACTACGGCACTGAAAACGACGCCGATTTTAGCTATCATAACGGCAACAGCGAGCCCCGTGGTTTTGGTCACATCTGTTTTAGTGTACCGAATCTGAGCGAGGCGGTGCAGTGGTTTGATGAAAATGGCGTGGAATTTCAAAAACGCCCAGAAGATGGCAGCATGAAAGACATCGCTTTCATCAAAGATCCAGATGGCTACTGGATTGAGATCATCGAGTTGAAATACTGA
- a CDS encoding Dps family protein, translating into MTNTTNQIGLEKAELTPVIKALNALLSSYHLFYINVRGYHWNVKGEHFFTLHPKFEELYTELQLQIDEIAERILTLGGTPLHAYSDFSERSSVKEDKGVFDGRSCVEGVVKGLQILIEEQRKVAALAEDASDQGTSDIVTGYVQAQEKEIWMYGAFLG; encoded by the coding sequence ATGACAAACACCACCAATCAAATCGGTCTTGAAAAAGCAGAATTAACGCCTGTCATCAAGGCATTAAACGCCCTTTTGTCAAGCTATCATTTGTTTTATATCAATGTGCGTGGCTACCACTGGAATGTCAAAGGCGAGCATTTTTTCACTTTGCACCCAAAATTTGAAGAGCTGTATACCGAGCTTCAACTACAAATTGACGAGATCGCTGAGCGTATCTTGACCTTAGGTGGTACGCCGTTGCACGCTTATAGCGATTTTAGCGAGCGTTCTAGCGTCAAAGAAGACAAAGGCGTATTTGATGGCAGAAGCTGTGTGGAAGGCGTGGTCAAGGGTCTGCAAATCCTCATCGAAGAGCAGCGTAAAGTTGCCGCTTTGGCAGAAGATGCCTCAGACCAAGGCACTTCCGACATCGTGACTGGCTATGTGCAAGCCCAAGAAAAAGAAATCTGGATGTATGGCGCCTTTCTTGGCTAA
- a CDS encoding YcxB family protein, whose protein sequence is MSKALYPYTLKPVALNMTEDEFRGAQLALFEKGASNFTLKSVRTKEWIVIGLVVAAAIAGLMFVTGYSTIIFWLMLVLVALYLVARTLGLKWYMRREYDKQVGDTKMPDEMAKVQLGVQSHGIVMSMPTPTGIINSPQMRGMQMRSAPMQSAVIPWNAVSSWDETDDYVFVMFDMKGQKGSQIIPKRLENNGLPIKTIVKHLSDTKAKGLESLTAAPR, encoded by the coding sequence GTGAGCAAGGCTCTTTATCCCTACACTCTAAAACCCGTCGCACTCAACATGACCGAAGATGAGTTTCGAGGCGCACAGCTTGCCTTATTTGAAAAAGGCGCAAGCAACTTTACGCTAAAATCTGTCCGCACCAAAGAATGGATCGTCATCGGACTGGTCGTGGCGGCAGCGATTGCAGGCTTGATGTTTGTGACGGGCTATTCGACCATCATTTTTTGGCTCATGTTGGTGCTGGTGGCGCTGTATTTAGTGGCTCGGACGCTTGGGCTAAAATGGTACATGCGCCGTGAATACGACAAGCAAGTCGGCGACACCAAAATGCCTGATGAAATGGCAAAAGTACAGCTTGGCGTACAGTCGCACGGCATCGTGATGAGCATGCCTACCCCAACAGGCATCATCAATAGCCCGCAGATGCGTGGCATGCAAATGCGCTCAGCGCCCATGCAGTCGGCGGTCATTCCGTGGAATGCGGTGAGCAGTTGGGACGAGACGGACGATTATGTCTTTGTCATGTTTGACATGAAGGGCCAAAAAGGCAGCCAAATCATTCCAAAGCGCCTAGAAAACAATGGACTGCCCATCAAGACCATCGTCAAGCACCTAAGCGACACCAAAGCAAAAGGGCTCGAATCACTGACCGCCGCGCCAAGATAA
- the serS gene encoding serine--tRNA ligase has translation MLDPKLLRGDLAELKEKLATRGYDLDIAFWQNLENQRKALQVETETLQAQKNAGAKEIGELKRAGENADELLAKMEQVSERMKAAEVKLRELLGVIETESLKIPNLPHDSVPVGEDEADNVEVRRWGVPREFDFEVKDHTDLGEGLGLLDFEMAAKLTGSRFSVLKGQLARLNRALVQFMLDTHIARGYTEMYVPYMVNGNSLKGTGQLPKFEEDLFKLRGDKEYYLIPTSEVPLTNTVQDSIVSPADLPIKLTAHTPCFRSEAGSAGRDTRGLIRQHQFEKVEMVQIVKADTSMDALEEMTAQAESILQALELPYRVLTLCTKDMGFSALKTYDIEVWLPSQQTYREISSCSNCGDFQARRMSARVKDGKKTELVHTLNGSGLAVGRTLLAVLENHQNADGTITIPKALQPYMGGLEVIG, from the coding sequence ATGCTAGATCCAAAATTACTGCGTGGCGACTTGGCTGAGCTAAAAGAAAAGTTGGCAACTCGTGGCTACGACCTTGACATCGCTTTTTGGCAAAACCTTGAAAATCAGCGCAAGGCATTACAAGTAGAAACTGAGACTCTGCAAGCCCAGAAGAACGCTGGTGCCAAGGAAATCGGCGAATTAAAGCGTGCTGGTGAAAACGCTGATGAGCTGCTTGCTAAAATGGAGCAGGTGAGTGAGCGCATGAAGGCAGCTGAGGTCAAGCTGCGTGAGCTTTTGGGTGTCATTGAGACCGAAAGTCTAAAAATCCCAAATCTGCCGCACGACAGTGTGCCTGTGGGCGAGGATGAGGCGGACAATGTCGAGGTGCGCCGCTGGGGTGTGCCTCGTGAGTTTGATTTTGAAGTTAAAGATCATACCGATCTTGGCGAGGGCTTGGGATTGCTTGACTTTGAGATGGCTGCCAAGCTCACTGGCTCACGATTTAGCGTGCTAAAAGGGCAGCTTGCAAGGCTTAATCGTGCGTTGGTGCAGTTCATGCTTGACACGCACATCGCCCGTGGCTACACCGAGATGTATGTGCCTTATATGGTGAATGGCAACAGCCTTAAAGGCACCGGTCAGCTACCAAAATTTGAAGAAGATTTGTTCAAGCTGCGTGGCGATAAAGAATATTATTTGATTCCGACCTCAGAAGTGCCGCTGACCAACACCGTACAAGACAGCATCGTCAGCCCTGCTGATCTACCCATCAAGCTCACCGCGCACACTCCGTGTTTTAGGAGTGAGGCGGGCAGCGCAGGGCGAGACACTCGTGGTCTGATTCGTCAGCACCAATTTGAAAAAGTAGAAATGGTGCAAATCGTCAAGGCAGACACCAGTATGGACGCTTTGGAGGAGATGACGGCGCAGGCGGAGAGTATTTTGCAGGCGCTCGAGCTGCCTTATCGTGTGCTGACACTTTGCACGAAGGACATGGGGTTTAGCGCCTTGAAGACTTATGACATCGAGGTGTGGCTGCCTTCTCAGCAGACTTATCGTGAGATTTCTAGCTGTTCAAATTGCGGTGATTTTCAGGCGCGTCGTATGTCCGCTCGTGTCAAAGACGGCAAGAAAACCGAGCTTGTTCATACGCTAAATGGCTCCGGACTTGCTGTTGGACGCACCTTGCTGGCGGTGCTTGAAAACCATCAAAACGCAGACGGCACAATCACCATCCCAAAAGCCTTGCAGCCTTATATGGGCGGGCTTGAAGTGATTGGGTGA
- the alr gene encoding alanine racemase encodes MAYSLSVKSSVLAAALMAALAVSPASAAPALSFGLQDVSTVGQHNANAWLEIDVKAYGDNLEAMKKHLNGKAKICAILKADAYGNSIDLLMPAIIKHEIPCVGIASNEEARIARAHGYQGVVARVRTATAGEIQDGLQYGIEELFGNLEQAKQANEIAKQAGKTLKFHLALNSAGMNRNGLDVTTAEGKKQAVALTKLSNLQIVGIMTHFPVEDEADVKKGIAAFKKDSDWLIKTAKLDRSKLTLHTANSFVALNVPEGWFDMVRPGGILFGEPVYERPEYTYIMSFKTKVASVNFYPKGSSVGYDRTVVLERDSYLANLPMGYSDGYRRAFTNKSKVIINGHKVPTVGKISMNTTMVDVTDYPDIKAGDEVVIFGKQGDEEITQSEIEEMVDVLFADVYTNWGNANPKFVKPAK; translated from the coding sequence ATGGCTTATTCATTATCAGTAAAATCATCGGTATTGGCGGCGGCATTGATGGCGGCGTTGGCGGTCAGCCCTGCATCTGCCGCACCTGCATTGTCGTTTGGCTTGCAAGATGTCAGCACGGTGGGGCAGCACAACGCAAATGCTTGGCTTGAGATTGATGTTAAGGCATATGGCGATAATCTTGAAGCGATGAAAAAGCATTTGAATGGTAAGGCAAAAATCTGTGCCATCTTAAAGGCGGACGCTTATGGCAACAGCATTGATTTGCTCATGCCTGCGATCATCAAGCATGAGATTCCATGTGTGGGTATCGCCAGCAACGAAGAGGCTCGCATTGCCAGAGCTCACGGCTATCAAGGCGTGGTGGCTCGTGTGCGTACGGCGACCGCTGGCGAGATTCAAGATGGCTTGCAATATGGCATTGAAGAGCTGTTTGGCAATCTTGAACAAGCCAAACAAGCCAACGAAATCGCCAAGCAAGCAGGCAAAACGCTAAAATTCCACCTTGCACTAAACTCAGCAGGCATGAACCGAAATGGTCTGGATGTAACAACGGCAGAGGGTAAAAAGCAAGCAGTCGCCCTGACCAAGCTGAGTAATTTGCAAATCGTGGGCATCATGACGCATTTTCCTGTGGAGGATGAGGCTGATGTGAAAAAGGGCATTGCCGCCTTTAAAAAGGACAGCGATTGGTTAATTAAGACGGCAAAACTGGACCGCAGTAAATTAACTTTGCACACCGCCAATTCATTTGTTGCTTTAAATGTGCCAGAGGGTTGGTTTGATATGGTGCGTCCAGGCGGGATTTTGTTTGGTGAGCCTGTGTATGAGCGACCAGAATACACTTATATCATGTCATTTAAGACGAAAGTTGCCAGCGTGAATTTTTATCCAAAAGGATCAAGCGTGGGTTATGATCGCACCGTTGTGTTGGAGCGAGACAGCTATTTGGCGAATTTGCCGATGGGCTATTCGGATGGTTATCGCCGTGCCTTTACCAATAAGAGTAAGGTCATCATCAATGGACATAAAGTACCAACTGTGGGCAAAATTTCTATGAATACCACGATGGTGGATGTTACCGATTATCCTGACATTAAGGCGGGCGATGAAGTGGTGATTTTTGGTAAGCAAGGCGATGAAGAAATCACCCAATCAGAGATTGAAGAGATGGTGGATGTGCTGTTTGCTGATGTCTATACCAACTGGGGTAACGCCAATCCAAAATTTGTCAAACCTGCCAAGTGA